A single genomic interval of Sander lucioperca isolate FBNREF2018 chromosome 9, SLUC_FBN_1.2, whole genome shotgun sequence harbors:
- the b3gat3 gene encoding galactosylgalactosylxylosylprotein 3-beta-glucuronosyltransferase 3: MATRMKLKLKTVFVLYFMVSLLGLVYALMQLGQRCDCSEHDLPKDRTISRLRGELHRLQEQMRKSDVTKQPQKQPAKPTIFVITPTYARLVQKAELTRLSQTFLHVPQLHWIVVEDSPHKTPLVTDLLVKSGLTYTHLHMPTAKDRKLQEGDPSWLKPRGVEQRNEGLRWLREDRRAQPGGDNQQGVIYFADDDNTYSLQIFEEMRSTQRVSVWPVGLVGGMKYERPVVEGGKVVRFHTGWRPSRPFPMDMAGFAVSLKLVLANPEACFDGEAPMGFLESSFLQGLVTMDELEPKADNCSKVLVWHTRTEKPKMKREEALQAQGLGSDRAVEV; the protein is encoded by the exons ATGGCAACGAGGATGAAGCTGAAGCTGAAGACTGTGTTTGTGCTCTACTTCATGGTCTCCCTCCTGGGCCTCGTCTATGCACTGATGCAGCTTG GTCAGCGCTGCGACTGCTCAGAGCATGACTTGCCTAAAGACCGTACCATATCTCGGCTGCGGGGGGAGCTGCACCGTCTTCAGGAGCAGATGAGGAAGTCAGATGTGACCAAGCAACCACAGAAACAACCAGCCAAACCCACCATCTTTGTCATCACCCCAACATACGCAAG GCTGGTGCAGAAGGCCGAGCTGACTCGTCTGTCCCAGACGTTCCTCCATGTTCCTCAGCTCCACTGGATCGTGGTGGAGGATTCGCCGCACAAGACGCCACTAGTAACTGACCTCCTGGTGAAGAGTGGCCTGACCTACACACACCTGCACATGCCCACCGCCAAGGACCGCAAACTGCAGGAG GGTGACCCTAGTTGGCTGAAACCTCGTGGAGTTGAGCAGAGGAACGAGGGTCTACGGTGGCTCAGAGAGGACAGAAGGGCTCAGCCAGGAGGAGACAACCAGCAGGGAGTGATTTATTTTGCTGATGACGATAACACATACAGCCTGCAGATATTTGAAGAG ATGAGGAGTACCCAGCGAGTGTCAGTGTGGCCGGTGGGACTGGTTGGAGGGATGAAATATGAGCGGCCCGTGGTTGAAGGAGGAAAG GTGGTTCGCTTCCACACCGGCTGGCGTCCCAGTCGCCCCTTCCCGATGGACATGGCCGGCTTCGCTGTGTCCCTCAAACTTGTCCTGGCCAATCCAGAGGCCTGTTTTGACGGAGAAGCACCAATGGGCTTCCTGGAGAGCAGCTTCCTTCAGGGATTGGTTACCATGGATGAACTGGAGCCTAAAGCGGACAACTGCTctaaa gTGCTGGTGTGGCACACACGGACAGAGAAACCCaagatgaagagagaggaggCTCTGCAGGCTCAGGGACTGGGTTCAGACCGTGCAGTGGAGGTctga